In one window of Nocardiopsis aegyptia DNA:
- a CDS encoding amidohydrolase translates to MSLQYRTTVYRDVRPMGGAPVDLVVVDGRIAQTPLGEAHVVDCGGRIALPTLVDAHIHPDKTTWGEPWVTRRPAQGIADLARQDADLFRALDTPVEERAGRLMAHAVAQGTRAMRAHADVAPDFGLAGVAALGEVRARLAHALDVQIVAFPQHGVRRAPGTEALLDEAARTGAVDLVGGIDPGTFDDDPQGQLDLVFGIADLHGVGVDIHLHDRGEPGLTAIRGIIERTRALDMGGRVTVSHAFRVPEDTGEALRRLADDLADAGVGLTTVAPSPRSVLPTDVLLERGVRVGLGSDGVRDSWSPFGNADMLHRAHLLARCRGARLDEDLSAAYLTAAHDGADLLGLPRADFTRGAPADFLLVEGECLPQIVVDVPDRWAVVRAGHVVARGGAMVEAHGA, encoded by the coding sequence ATGTCCCTGCAGTACCGCACGACGGTCTACCGCGACGTCCGGCCCATGGGCGGCGCGCCCGTCGACCTGGTGGTCGTGGACGGCAGGATCGCGCAGACGCCGCTCGGCGAGGCGCACGTGGTGGACTGCGGCGGCCGGATCGCCCTGCCGACCCTCGTGGACGCGCACATCCACCCCGACAAGACCACCTGGGGCGAACCCTGGGTCACACGGCGGCCGGCCCAGGGCATCGCCGACCTCGCGCGACAGGACGCCGACCTGTTCCGCGCCCTGGACACGCCGGTCGAGGAGCGCGCCGGGCGGCTGATGGCGCACGCGGTCGCCCAGGGGACCCGGGCGATGCGCGCGCACGCCGACGTGGCCCCCGACTTCGGCCTGGCCGGTGTGGCGGCGCTCGGCGAGGTCCGCGCACGCCTGGCGCACGCGCTGGACGTGCAGATCGTGGCCTTCCCCCAGCACGGGGTGCGCCGGGCGCCGGGTACCGAGGCCCTGCTGGACGAGGCGGCCCGGACCGGCGCCGTCGACCTCGTGGGCGGTATCGACCCCGGCACCTTCGACGACGACCCCCAGGGCCAGCTCGACCTGGTGTTCGGCATCGCCGACCTCCACGGGGTCGGCGTCGACATCCACCTGCACGACCGGGGCGAGCCCGGCCTCACCGCCATCCGCGGCATCATCGAGCGCACCCGGGCCCTGGACATGGGCGGCAGGGTCACCGTCAGCCACGCCTTCCGCGTTCCCGAGGACACGGGTGAGGCCCTGCGCCGCCTGGCCGACGACCTCGCCGACGCCGGAGTCGGCCTCACGACGGTCGCCCCCAGCCCCCGGAGCGTCCTGCCGACCGACGTGCTCCTCGAACGGGGCGTGCGCGTCGGGCTCGGCTCCGACGGCGTGCGCGACTCCTGGAGTCCCTTCGGCAACGCGGACATGTTGCACCGGGCCCACCTGCTCGCCCGGTGCCGCGGCGCGCGGTTGGACGAGGACCTGTCGGCGGCCTACCTCACCGCGGCCCACGACGGTGCCGACCTCCTGGGCCTGCCCCGGGCCGACTTCACCCGGGGCGCGCCCGCCGACTTCCTGCTGGTGGAGGGGGAGTGCCTGCCGCAGATCGTGGTGGACGTGCCCGACCGCTGGGCCGTGGTGCGCGCCGGACACGTGGTCGCCCGGGGCGGCGCCATGGTGGAGGCGCACGGCGCCTGA
- a CDS encoding NAD(P)-dependent oxidoreductase, with translation MDGRREHDEAGGGRRTRVCVVGASGKLGRHMVRHALERDYEVVGVCREQSVGKLAEFADRVTVVPGQTDDREVIARAVEGCDAVLTVLVPWGVRGYSTGTAQAVLDLAPRGARLVFSCGWHVPRDEHDVYSFWSRVIMRIVTVLARLARVIDVDDQVRACRRIYASDTRWTVVRGSDLEEGASQGLPIWRRHVGDPALASNITRRTDFALFMVEAITDDDLVHEAPAIVGRRTPSALGVTGSSARPAG, from the coding sequence ATGGACGGGCGACGGGAACACGACGAGGCCGGCGGCGGGCGCCGGACGAGGGTCTGCGTGGTGGGGGCCTCGGGCAAGCTCGGGCGGCACATGGTCCGGCACGCCCTCGAACGCGACTACGAGGTCGTGGGCGTGTGCCGTGAACAGAGCGTCGGCAAGCTGGCCGAGTTCGCGGACCGCGTCACCGTGGTCCCGGGGCAGACCGACGACCGGGAGGTCATCGCGCGGGCGGTCGAGGGATGCGACGCCGTGCTCACGGTCCTGGTCCCGTGGGGCGTGCGGGGCTACTCGACCGGCACCGCGCAGGCGGTGCTCGACCTGGCTCCCCGAGGGGCGCGGCTGGTGTTCTCCTGCGGCTGGCACGTGCCGCGTGACGAACACGACGTGTACTCGTTCTGGTCCCGGGTGATCATGCGGATCGTGACCGTGCTGGCCCGGCTGGCCCGCGTCATCGACGTCGACGACCAGGTGCGCGCGTGCCGCCGGATCTACGCCAGCGACACCCGGTGGACGGTCGTGCGCGGCAGCGACCTGGAGGAGGGCGCGAGCCAGGGGCTGCCGATCTGGCGCCGCCACGTCGGCGATCCGGCGCTGGCGAGCAACATCACCCGGCGGACGGACTTCGCGCTCTTCATGGTCGAGGCGATCACCGACGACGACCTGGTCCACGAGGCCCCGGCGATCGTCGGCCGGCGCACGCCCTCGGCCCTGGGCGTCACGGGAAGTAGTGCTCGGCCAGCCGGGTGA
- a CDS encoding flavin monoamine oxidase family protein: protein MSEKSAGEGPAEGHTDRGSEPRGREAEPGRGHTIVVGAGMAGLAAADRLADEGERVTVVEARDRLGGRIHSVDLWEGVTIDVGASWMRGERNNPLADLVREAGVPTAVFNRATETAYDPKGRRLLFDRHRRNMEDVNLLHEHMYWANVGSNPQESIEEGIAQALHDANLVRGRARDAGEIVHRLTEADHGASADEVAFSAVGAVHEFSGDDVVFPQGMSRLTEYLAQGLDVRLGHVVESVSHDDRGVTVRAATPDGPVTLTADRALVTLPLGVLQTGRVSFEPALPEDKQDAVRKLGTGRMDKLFLLFDDVFWGDAEVIVNLGTEEGTWFHWYAGQRVMGAPVLATRNGGGAARFLARMEESEVVEHAMASLRGMFRKAPDPVAHYLTHWSDDPFARGSFSYTAVGAGDTDRLALGRPVDDRLFFAGEATEIEHTATVHGALLSGRREADRVLALA from the coding sequence ATGAGCGAGAAGTCCGCCGGGGAGGGACCCGCCGAAGGACACACCGACCGCGGGAGCGAGCCGCGCGGCCGCGAAGCCGAGCCGGGGCGCGGCCACACCATCGTCGTCGGCGCGGGGATGGCCGGACTGGCCGCCGCCGACCGGCTCGCGGACGAGGGCGAGCGCGTCACCGTGGTCGAGGCCCGCGACCGCCTGGGCGGGCGCATCCACTCCGTCGACCTCTGGGAGGGCGTCACCATCGACGTGGGCGCCTCCTGGATGCGCGGGGAGCGCAACAACCCCCTGGCCGACCTCGTACGCGAGGCCGGCGTGCCCACCGCCGTGTTCAACCGGGCCACCGAGACCGCCTACGACCCCAAGGGCCGGCGCCTGCTCTTCGACCGCCACCGCCGCAACATGGAGGACGTCAACCTCCTGCACGAGCACATGTACTGGGCCAACGTCGGATCCAACCCGCAGGAGTCGATCGAGGAGGGCATCGCGCAGGCCCTGCACGACGCCAACCTGGTGCGCGGCCGGGCCCGTGACGCGGGCGAGATCGTGCACCGGCTCACCGAGGCCGACCACGGCGCCAGCGCCGACGAGGTGGCCTTCTCCGCCGTGGGCGCCGTGCACGAGTTCAGCGGTGACGACGTCGTCTTCCCCCAGGGCATGAGCCGCCTCACCGAGTACCTCGCCCAGGGGCTGGACGTGCGCCTGGGGCACGTGGTCGAGTCCGTCTCCCACGACGACCGCGGCGTCACCGTCCGCGCCGCCACCCCGGACGGGCCGGTGACCCTGACCGCGGACCGCGCCCTGGTGACACTGCCGCTGGGCGTGCTCCAGACCGGCCGGGTGTCCTTCGAGCCGGCGCTGCCCGAGGACAAGCAGGACGCCGTCCGCAAACTCGGCACCGGCCGGATGGACAAGCTCTTCCTGCTCTTCGACGACGTCTTCTGGGGTGACGCCGAGGTGATCGTCAACCTGGGCACCGAGGAGGGCACCTGGTTCCACTGGTACGCCGGACAGCGGGTGATGGGCGCTCCCGTGCTGGCCACGCGCAACGGCGGCGGCGCCGCCCGGTTCCTGGCGCGGATGGAGGAGAGCGAGGTCGTCGAGCACGCCATGGCCTCGCTGCGCGGCATGTTCCGCAAGGCACCGGACCCGGTCGCCCACTACCTCACCCACTGGTCCGACGACCCCTTCGCCCGGGGCAGCTTCTCCTACACCGCGGTCGGCGCGGGCGACACGGACCGGCTCGCCCTGGGACGGCCCGTCGACGACCGGCTGTTCTTCGCGGGGGAGGCCACCGAGATCGAGCACACGGCCACCGTCCACGGCGCCCTGCTCTCGGGGCGGCGGGAGGCCGACCGCGTCCTCGCCCTCGCGTGA
- a CDS encoding right-handed parallel beta-helix repeat-containing protein yields the protein MVAAAAQWPTAPDPAALQSGAQDAAPAEAADGAGTAAAACGDGDFDAEAVRNGSTWTSRNGGDVVYEGGDMLAAMRAAVDSLDPGRGSQERVVVRGSGSMPADASLDLPSHTSLEVCGTIDVTGTPSGANAAVRVRHAEDVSVPHLSVTGTPYFGVYVRTSQDVHFGQIDLRLSGGLGMRIDSRDDDSVREARDISIDDVHVSGTGNHGVETYGVDGLTIGSVTARDTGYSGLLLNDTVNATVGSVDAEGAGTGTGYAAFRMANRNGRLNGGYDTNVRVGEVRARGGGRGIFCVSESGGAVIENVDIADTGGNAALIENCHNVTVRGGTIAGPGDIRIAARSEFANTSDITFENLTLSDTAFNENPCAVNTVLRGITWDDSQDNSC from the coding sequence GTGGTCGCCGCGGCCGCGCAGTGGCCCACCGCCCCGGACCCCGCCGCACTCCAGAGCGGCGCCCAGGACGCGGCCCCCGCCGAGGCCGCGGACGGTGCCGGAACCGCGGCCGCCGCCTGCGGCGACGGCGACTTCGACGCCGAGGCCGTCCGGAACGGCTCCACCTGGACCTCCCGCAACGGCGGCGACGTCGTCTACGAGGGCGGCGACATGCTCGCCGCGATGCGCGCGGCGGTCGACAGTCTCGACCCCGGGCGCGGCTCACAGGAGCGCGTCGTGGTCCGGGGCTCCGGCTCCATGCCCGCCGACGCGTCGCTGGACCTGCCCAGCCACACCTCGCTGGAGGTGTGCGGCACCATCGACGTCACCGGCACACCCAGCGGCGCCAACGCCGCCGTGCGCGTCCGGCACGCCGAGGACGTCTCCGTCCCCCACCTGTCCGTCACCGGGACGCCGTACTTCGGCGTCTACGTCCGGACGTCGCAGGACGTGCACTTCGGACAGATCGACCTGCGCCTGTCGGGCGGTCTGGGCATGCGCATCGACAGCCGCGACGACGACTCCGTGCGCGAGGCGCGCGACATCAGCATCGACGACGTCCACGTCTCCGGCACCGGCAACCACGGTGTCGAGACCTACGGCGTGGACGGCCTCACCATCGGCAGCGTCACCGCCCGCGACACCGGCTACTCCGGCCTGCTGCTCAACGACACCGTCAATGCCACGGTCGGGAGCGTGGACGCCGAGGGCGCGGGCACCGGGACCGGCTACGCGGCGTTCCGGATGGCCAACCGCAACGGGCGCCTGAACGGCGGCTACGACACCAACGTCCGCGTGGGCGAGGTCCGCGCGCGCGGCGGCGGCCGCGGGATCTTCTGCGTCTCCGAGAGCGGCGGCGCGGTGATCGAGAACGTGGACATCGCCGACACCGGGGGCAACGCCGCCCTCATCGAGAACTGCCACAACGTCACCGTCCGCGGTGGCACCATCGCCGGGCCGGGCGACATCCGGATCGCCGCCCGCTCGGAGTTCGCCAACACCTCCGACATCACCTTCGAGAACCTCACGCTGTCCGACACGGCCTTCAACGAGAACCCGTGCGCCGTGAACACCGTCCTGCGCGGCATCACCTGGGACGACAGCCAGGACAACTCCTGCTGA
- a CDS encoding DUF2382 domain-containing protein, producing the protein MARHIAAEGLVGHRVLDDQGQNIGKIKQVFLDERTNEPTWVSVHTGLFGMKETLVPLKGSRNVEDDIQVPYDKTTVKDAPNVEGGHNLTDEEKAVITDYFARHGSVPRQAGGEADRMTGAGAGAAERSTTREGMPEEGAASRGGMPEEGAAGEGSATRAGMAGERGDWVGASEDEEIRMVRHEEEVDIGVERRESGQARIHKSVESEHFDETVPLHHEEIQVERRPITDPSQVEDPGGMAESEERFVLHEERPVVSKREVPVEEVRVRKHEVSHDEHVEGERLRERIEMDDGDEPGGPAPR; encoded by the coding sequence GTGGCGCGCCACATCGCGGCCGAGGGACTCGTCGGGCATCGCGTGCTCGACGACCAGGGCCAGAACATCGGAAAGATCAAGCAGGTCTTCCTGGACGAGCGGACGAACGAGCCGACCTGGGTGTCGGTCCACACCGGCCTGTTCGGGATGAAGGAGACGCTCGTCCCCCTCAAGGGATCGCGGAACGTGGAGGACGACATCCAGGTCCCCTACGACAAGACCACGGTCAAGGACGCCCCCAACGTCGAAGGGGGCCACAACCTGACCGACGAGGAGAAGGCCGTCATCACCGACTACTTCGCCAGGCACGGGAGCGTGCCCCGTCAGGCGGGCGGCGAGGCCGACCGGATGACGGGCGCCGGCGCGGGCGCCGCCGAGCGCTCCACCACGCGCGAGGGGATGCCCGAGGAAGGCGCGGCCTCCCGCGGCGGTATGCCCGAGGAGGGCGCGGCCGGCGAGGGCTCCGCCACGCGTGCCGGCATGGCCGGCGAGCGGGGGGACTGGGTCGGTGCCTCCGAGGACGAAGAGATCCGGATGGTCCGCCACGAGGAGGAGGTCGACATCGGCGTCGAGAGGCGCGAGAGCGGCCAGGCGAGGATCCACAAGAGCGTCGAGAGCGAGCACTTCGACGAGACGGTCCCGCTGCACCACGAGGAGATCCAGGTGGAGCGCCGCCCGATCACCGACCCCTCCCAGGTGGAGGACCCCGGGGGGATGGCGGAGAGCGAGGAGCGGTTCGTCCTCCACGAGGAGCGCCCCGTCGTCTCCAAGAGGGAGGTCCCGGTCGAGGAGGTCAGGGTCAGGAAGCACGAGGTCTCCCACGACGAGCACGTCGAGGGTGAGCGCCTGCGCGAGCGGATCGAGATGGACGACGGGGACGAGCCCGGCGGTCCCGCTCCCCGGTGA
- a CDS encoding DoxX family protein, whose amino-acid sequence MPTVHAAVTLVTILANAGIAAADLLKADFVLANSARVGVPRSWLPFLAVLKLAGAAGLLLGLLWFPALGAAAAAGLVAFYLGAVAAHVRAGVLSNIAFPGAYLALAVASLALALTR is encoded by the coding sequence GTGCCCACCGTCCACGCCGCCGTCACCCTCGTCACGATCCTGGCCAACGCCGGCATCGCCGCCGCCGACCTCCTGAAGGCGGACTTCGTCCTCGCCAACTCCGCGAGGGTGGGCGTGCCTCGCTCGTGGCTGCCGTTCCTGGCCGTGCTCAAGCTCGCGGGCGCGGCCGGGCTGCTCCTCGGCCTGCTCTGGTTCCCCGCCCTCGGAGCCGCCGCCGCGGCGGGGCTCGTGGCGTTCTACCTGGGGGCCGTGGCCGCCCACGTCCGCGCCGGTGTCCTGTCCAACATCGCGTTCCCGGGCGCCTACCTCGCCCTGGCCGTCGCCTCCCTGGCGCTCGCCCTCACGCGCTAG
- a CDS encoding TetR/AcrR family transcriptional regulator, whose amino-acid sequence MASTPRRRQESRPSLSRARVLEGAVRVADERGVTAVSMRKVAEELGVEAMSLYHHVANKDEVLDGIVDLVFAEIELPRDEPDWRAAMRRRASSAREALLRHPWALGLMDSRRTPGPATLTHHDWMIGRLRQAGFSLSRTARAVSTLDGYVYGFVLQESSLPFRTPEELEGVATAMVDAFPAGGYPHLTEMIRAHALSQGYAYAEEFAPGLDLILDGLETLRNAPC is encoded by the coding sequence GTGGCATCGACCCCCAGGCGACGACAGGAGTCCCGCCCCTCACTGAGCCGCGCGCGCGTCCTCGAAGGCGCGGTCCGCGTCGCCGACGAACGCGGCGTCACCGCGGTGAGCATGCGCAAGGTGGCCGAGGAGCTCGGGGTGGAGGCGATGTCGCTCTACCACCACGTGGCCAACAAGGACGAGGTCCTGGACGGGATCGTCGACCTGGTCTTCGCCGAGATCGAGCTGCCCCGGGACGAGCCCGACTGGAGGGCCGCGATGCGCCGGCGCGCCTCGTCCGCCCGGGAGGCCCTGCTGCGCCACCCCTGGGCGCTGGGCCTGATGGACTCCCGGCGCACCCCCGGCCCGGCGACGCTCACGCACCACGACTGGATGATCGGCCGCCTGCGCCAGGCGGGATTCTCGCTGTCGCGGACGGCCCGGGCCGTGTCGACGCTGGACGGCTACGTGTACGGGTTCGTGCTCCAGGAGTCGAGCCTGCCCTTCCGCACACCCGAGGAGCTGGAGGGCGTGGCGACCGCGATGGTCGACGCGTTCCCGGCCGGGGGCTATCCCCACCTGACCGAGATGATCCGGGCGCACGCCCTGAGCCAGGGCTACGCCTACGCCGAGGAGTTCGCGCCCGGCCTGGACCTGATCCTGGACGGCCTCGAAACACTCCGGAACGCCCCCTGTTGA
- a CDS encoding serine/threonine-protein kinase, with the protein MPPTDATPAWVEMRLPASAEDLPPTAPRAIGRYRLLKRLGAGGMGVVYAAATPEGRAVAVKTVHAEYAENPDFRARFAREVGLLRRVGGACVVPLVDADVTAERPWLVTPLVEGPTLGAYVREHGPLEPHLVRGLAVGVAEALVRVHGQGVVHRDLKPANVILSPSGPKVLDFGIARAIDETALTRTGSVVGSSGWISPQHYRGEPATFADDVFAWGALTAYSATGRPPFGGGAADAVAYRVLHEEPDLAGLTGPLAALVRRALDKSAAARPGAAEIVREASGGHVSSAETATRVVTSLLRDDWSGLPEPAVRRHRVPLAPRRPRDRRGRGRALAVGAGAAALLLAVVAGGWWLGRTAQGEGGTAGDAAPPATGEPVAESAPPEVVTTPARVGWSAEPDTPRPGDDAIGLYPFRFSEERSDPISGAHDADFSGSAPMWARVAEDAELYCAAVLCEHASVGDEAYGEGSLDASGYGTIPIEREDLYEHFDAYRPNALTPEVFVVAEVEYTVGADGVAEITRLAEHYFP; encoded by the coding sequence ATGCCACCGACGGACGCCACCCCGGCCTGGGTGGAGATGCGGCTGCCCGCCTCCGCCGAGGACCTGCCCCCGACCGCGCCCCGCGCCATCGGCCGCTACCGCCTGCTCAAGCGGCTGGGCGCGGGCGGCATGGGCGTGGTGTACGCGGCGGCCACCCCCGAGGGCCGGGCCGTGGCCGTCAAGACCGTGCACGCGGAGTACGCGGAGAACCCCGACTTCCGGGCCCGGTTCGCCCGCGAGGTGGGCCTGCTCCGCCGGGTCGGCGGGGCCTGCGTGGTCCCGCTCGTGGACGCCGACGTGACCGCCGAGCGCCCGTGGCTGGTCACTCCCCTGGTGGAGGGCCCGACCCTGGGCGCGTACGTGCGCGAACACGGCCCGCTCGAACCGCACCTTGTGCGGGGCCTGGCCGTCGGCGTCGCCGAGGCCCTCGTGCGCGTCCACGGACAGGGGGTGGTCCACCGCGACCTCAAGCCCGCCAACGTCATCCTCTCCCCGTCGGGTCCCAAGGTCCTGGACTTCGGTATCGCGCGGGCGATCGACGAGACCGCGCTGACGCGCACCGGTTCCGTGGTCGGCTCCTCCGGCTGGATCAGCCCGCAGCACTACCGGGGCGAGCCGGCGACCTTCGCCGACGACGTGTTCGCCTGGGGTGCGCTGACGGCCTACTCCGCGACCGGGCGGCCGCCGTTCGGCGGCGGGGCGGCCGACGCCGTCGCCTACCGGGTCCTGCACGAGGAACCCGACCTGGCGGGCCTGACCGGGCCGCTCGCCGCGCTGGTCCGCCGCGCGCTCGACAAGTCCGCGGCGGCCAGGCCCGGCGCCGCCGAGATCGTCCGGGAGGCCAGCGGCGGACACGTGTCGTCCGCCGAGACGGCGACCCGGGTCGTGACGTCCCTGCTGCGGGACGACTGGTCAGGGCTGCCGGAACCGGCCGTGCGCCGGCACCGCGTACCGCTCGCGCCGCGCCGCCCGCGCGACCGGAGGGGGCGCGGCCGGGCCCTGGCCGTGGGCGCCGGTGCGGCGGCGCTGCTCCTCGCGGTCGTGGCGGGGGGCTGGTGGCTCGGACGGACCGCACAGGGCGAGGGCGGGACCGCCGGGGACGCGGCACCCCCGGCGACCGGGGAGCCGGTGGCGGAGTCCGCGCCCCCTGAGGTGGTCACGACTCCGGCCCGGGTGGGCTGGTCCGCCGAGCCCGATACCCCGCGGCCCGGTGACGACGCGATCGGCCTGTACCCGTTCCGGTTCAGCGAGGAGCGCAGCGACCCGATCTCCGGCGCCCACGACGCGGACTTCTCCGGGTCCGCACCGATGTGGGCGCGCGTGGCGGAGGACGCGGAGCTGTACTGCGCCGCCGTGCTCTGCGAGCACGCGTCGGTCGGCGACGAGGCCTACGGGGAAGGGAGTCTCGACGCGTCCGGCTACGGCACGATCCCGATCGAGCGCGAGGACCTGTACGAGCACTTCGACGCCTACCGCCCGAACGCCCTGACCCCCGAGGTCTTCGTCGTCGCGGAGGTCGAGTACACCGTCGGCGCGGACGGCGTCGCGGAGATCACCCGGCTGGCCGAGCACTACTTCCCGTGA
- a CDS encoding RICIN domain-containing protein, which yields MRSIPPPPPPSPRSLLRRALSAAVALLLAVGLTSLTAGPAQAADIDTGAYYVLRNHHSGLVADVTGGSTEDGAEIVQWERTDRPWQQFRFVPAGDGYYRIVNRNSGKAIDVWEHSTEDGAEIRQYTDLGNPNQQWLPVDTGGGVSFVNRNSGKALEVWDWSTEPGGRLSQFEHHGGAAQVWTLVEVDGGSGDDCGAGTPTTEAVQNGSTWTARRGSDTLYTGGDMLSAMRAAVDGLTPGRGSQERVVVRGSGSMPANASLDLPSHTSLEVCGTINVTGTPSGNNAAVRIRHAEDVSVPHLSVTGNPYFGVYVRTSENVHFGQVDLRLSGGLGMRIDSRDNDAVREARDISIDDVYVSGTGNHGVETYGVDGLTIGTVTARDTAYSGLLLNDTVNATVGRVDAEGAGTGTGYAAFRMANRNGRLNGGYETNIRVGEVRARGGGRGIFCVSESGGAVIERVDIANTGNNAMLIENCHNVTVASQGGSVAGPGSIRIAARSEFANTSDITFENLTLTDTAINENPCAVNTVVRNITWNNSQNNTC from the coding sequence GTGCGTTCCATCCCCCCACCCCCACCCCCGTCCCCCCGATCCCTCCTGCGCCGGGCGCTCTCCGCGGCCGTCGCCCTCCTGCTCGCCGTGGGCCTCACGAGCCTCACGGCCGGCCCGGCCCAGGCCGCCGACATCGACACCGGCGCCTACTACGTCCTGCGCAACCACCACAGCGGCCTGGTCGCCGACGTCACCGGCGGCTCCACCGAGGACGGTGCCGAAATCGTCCAGTGGGAGCGCACCGACCGCCCCTGGCAGCAGTTCCGGTTCGTCCCCGCCGGAGACGGCTACTACCGCATCGTCAACCGCAACAGCGGCAAGGCCATCGACGTGTGGGAGCACTCCACCGAGGACGGCGCCGAGATCCGCCAGTACACCGACCTCGGCAACCCCAACCAGCAGTGGCTGCCGGTCGACACCGGCGGCGGCGTCTCCTTCGTCAACCGCAACAGCGGCAAGGCCCTGGAGGTGTGGGACTGGAGCACCGAGCCCGGCGGCCGGCTGTCCCAGTTCGAGCACCACGGCGGCGCCGCGCAGGTGTGGACGCTGGTCGAGGTCGACGGCGGATCCGGCGACGACTGCGGCGCCGGCACCCCCACCACCGAGGCCGTGCAGAACGGTTCCACCTGGACCGCGCGCCGCGGCTCCGACACCCTCTACACCGGCGGCGACATGCTGTCCGCCATGCGCGCGGCCGTCGACGGCCTCACGCCCGGGCGCGGTTCCCAGGAGCGCGTGGTCGTGCGCGGCTCCGGCTCCATGCCCGCCAACGCCTCGTTGGACCTGCCCAGCCACACCTCGCTGGAGGTGTGCGGAACGATCAACGTGACGGGGACGCCCAGTGGCAACAACGCGGCGGTGCGGATCAGGCACGCCGAGGACGTGTCCGTCCCCCACCTGTCCGTGACCGGCAACCCGTACTTCGGGGTCTACGTCCGCACGTCGGAGAACGTGCACTTCGGCCAGGTGGACCTGCGCCTGTCGGGCGGTCTGGGCATGCGCATCGACAGCCGCGACAACGACGCGGTCCGTGAGGCGCGCGACATCAGCATCGACGACGTCTACGTCTCCGGCACCGGCAACCACGGCGTGGAGACCTACGGCGTCGACGGGCTCACCATCGGGACGGTGACGGCGCGCGACACGGCCTACTCCGGCCTGCTGCTCAACGACACCGTCAACGCGACCGTCGGCCGGGTCGATGCCGAGGGCGCCGGCACCGGGACGGGCTACGCGGCGTTCCGGATGGCCAACCGCAACGGGCGCCTGAACGGCGGTTACGAGACCAACATCCGCGTGGGCGAGGTCCGCGCGCGCGGTGGCGGCCGCGGGATCTTCTGCGTCTCCGAGAGCGGGGGCGCGGTGATCGAGCGCGTCGACATCGCCAACACCGGCAACAACGCCATGCTCATCGAGAACTGCCACAACGTGACCGTCGCCAGCCAGGGCGGATCGGTCGCCGGGCCGGGCAGCATCCGGATCGCCGCCCGCTCGGAGTTCGCCAACACCTCCGACATCACCTTCGAGAACCTGACGCTCACCGACACGGCGATCAACGAGAACCCGTGCGCCGTCAACACCGTGGTCCGCAACATCACCTGGAACAACAGCCAGAACAACACCTGCTGA